ACGTGAATGAGGCTCTCTCGTTTGAGATGGGGATTGGTCTGCACATCCTTTCTTTCCTTGAGGGCGATCACCTTGTCTTTGGCGTCTCGCTCCGCATTCATGATCGGATGCAACACAAGGCGAATACCGAGACCTGCCTGCTGCAGCTCGCCCATAATGGAATCGACCAGAAACGGCTTGTTGATATTGTGCAGTTCAATAATTGTTATCTGGTTGGTGGTCGCTTCCTTGTCTTCCTTGAAGGAAGGATCGAATATCTCGATACGATGCCGGCCTTCGAAGGGATTGTGAAATTTCTCGAACGACCGGTGGGCAATGAAGGCCAGTTCCTCTGCGCTGTAACTGGAGAGATCTTCCATGTCGCCTTGTATGAAGAATCTTTCCAGAAATTCTGCTTCTAGAGCACTGTGCTTTTCAGCCAGAGCTTTGGCTTTAGCCATGAGTTCTGCATGTGCGGTTTTTAGATCCATTGCCATTTTTGTCCTCCGGCGATCCCGTTCTTCCAAGACCTGCCTGATTTTTTTGAATGCATTTTGACAATCTGCCGCTCAATCCACCCTTTGCGACAAATACCTAGTCAAGAAGATACGCTGATTTGCTTAAGGCAAAGTCAAACAACTTTTTACAACTTTGGTCTAATCGTGATGGCTTTTCTGCCGTGAAGCATGGGCATGCCGGAGGTTGGATCTACAGGCCCTCTCTGTGGATCATCCTAGCCAGAGTAATGAAGGCAGCCGCTGTGGGGGAGCGGGTTCCTCGCAAAATGGCCGTTGCGATGGTCGCTTTCATCGGCAGATCTTTCAGATGCTTGTAGCTGACATTTTCCAAAGCGAGCTGGCGCATGCATTCTGGCACAAGCGAGATGCCCTGTTCGGCAGACACCATGCTCATGATGGATGTAATCTGAGGGGCCGGTTGTCCCAATAGCGGTTCAAAGCCTGCTCGCCTGCAAGCGGAGATGGCTGAGTCATGCAGGCTCAGGCCGATGTGGCGGGGCGTTAGGACCAACGGCTCGTTCCTGAGCAGAAACAGGTCAATTTCGTTACTTTCCGGCACGGGATCGCGTGAGGTCGGGATGGCGGCGATCAGGGTCTCTGAAGATAGTGGGTAGGTGAGAATGGTTTGGGGATCATCGTGGTTGGGGCGCAGGATCGCGATATCGAGTGTGCCGTTGAGAAGGTCGTCGCGCAGTTCCACCGAGTTGCCTTCTTCCAGCTTGAAGCTGACGTCCGGGTGGTCGCGACGAAAGGTTCTGATCAGGCGTGAGACCGTGGGGTTTAGCAAAGAGGCTCCGGTAAAGCCCAGATTGAGGGTCCCGATTTCGCCCCGTGCGGCGCGTTTAGCCGCTTCACTTGCCTCTTTGGCCAGATTGGGAAGAGCAACGACCTTTTCCATAAAGGCCTGTCCGGCGGTTGTCAGTTCTGCTCCATGGGGGACACGGTGGAACAACTGTACACCGATTTCTTGCTCAAGGTCGCGAATCTGTTGGCTTAAAGGTGGCTGCGCTATGCCGACCTTCTGGGCCGCGCGCGTAAAGTTGCCTTCTTCTGCAACAGCCAGAAAATAACGAATGTGACGAAGTTCCATGGTATATAAATTTCATATGATGATTGACTGTTCCATATATTAGATAACTTGACATTTTTTCGCTATATTGTTTTTCCCACCTTGATAAGAGAGTCTCAGGAAGAGTCCATGTCTACGACCTTCTCCAATCCCGGAGAGATTGCTTTGGGATTAGAACAAAACCCCGTGTCTCACGTCCAGTCCGGAACCAGCGCATTTCGGCGGATATCTATTGCTTTTTTCCTTGCCGGTTTTGCAACATTTGCTCTGCTTTACTGCGTTCAGCCTTTGCTGCCGCTCTTTGCAGAGCATTTTCACGTTCTTCCCGCCACCAGTTCCCTGCCCTTGTCGTTGACGCTTGGTTGCGTCGCGGTCTCCATCATGGTGATGGGCGCGCTTTCCCAACAGCTGGGCCGCAAGGGCTTGATGCTTACCTCGATGGTGTCAGCTGCGGCGCTGAATCTTGTAGCTTCCATTGCGCCGGACTGGAATACCTTGCTGATTGCCCGTGCCCTGGAAGGGGTTGCGCTTGGCGGGTTGCCTGCGGTGGCGATGGCCTATCTGGCTGAGGAAATCGACCCCAAACATTTGCCCAAAGCGATGGGGATCTATATCGCCGGAACATCGGTTGGGGCGATGCTTGGGCGCGTCGGGATGGGGTCACTGAGCGAATTCATCTCATGGCAACAGGCTATGGAAGTGCTTGGTGTGCTCTGCCTGATGGCGGCTGGCGGTTTTGCGCTGTTGCTGCCTCCATCAAAGAATTTTACCAAGACACGCCATGTCGGGCTCAGTTTTCATGCGCAGACCTGGCTGGGGCATTTGAAAAATCCCGCCTTGCAAAAGGTCTATATGCTCGGCTTTTGCCTGACGGGTGTTTTCTCAACGGTCTATAACTATCTCTCGTTCCGACTGTTCGAGCCGCCTTATAACATGAGCCCCTTTACGGTTAGTCTGATGTTCTTGTTGTTCCTGTTCGGGACCGTGGCCTCTTCCTATACCGGAGCGTTGACCTTGCGCTATGGTGCCAAGCGGTTGTTGCTGGGCTCTTTTTCCCTGACCCTTGTTGGCGTGTTGATCACTTTGCCCGGATCGCTGTTTACCATTTGTGTGGGCATAGCCTTTATTACGGTCGGCTTTTTCGTTGGCCACTCGGTGGCGAGCGGGCTGGTCGGGCTGTCTGCCAAAGGCAACAAGGGGCATGC
This window of the uncultured Cohaesibacter sp. genome carries:
- a CDS encoding LysR family transcriptional regulator encodes the protein MELRHIRYFLAVAEEGNFTRAAQKVGIAQPPLSQQIRDLEQEIGVQLFHRVPHGAELTTAGQAFMEKVVALPNLAKEASEAAKRAARGEIGTLNLGFTGASLLNPTVSRLIRTFRRDHPDVSFKLEEGNSVELRDDLLNGTLDIAILRPNHDDPQTILTYPLSSETLIAAIPTSRDPVPESNEIDLFLLRNEPLVLTPRHIGLSLHDSAISACRRAGFEPLLGQPAPQITSIMSMVSAEQGISLVPECMRQLALENVSYKHLKDLPMKATIATAILRGTRSPTAAAFITLARMIHREGL
- a CDS encoding MFS transporter; this encodes MSTTFSNPGEIALGLEQNPVSHVQSGTSAFRRISIAFFLAGFATFALLYCVQPLLPLFAEHFHVLPATSSLPLSLTLGCVAVSIMVMGALSQQLGRKGLMLTSMVSAAALNLVASIAPDWNTLLIARALEGVALGGLPAVAMAYLAEEIDPKHLPKAMGIYIAGTSVGAMLGRVGMGSLSEFISWQQAMEVLGVLCLMAAGGFALLLPPSKNFTKTRHVGLSFHAQTWLGHLKNPALQKVYMLGFCLTGVFSTVYNYLSFRLFEPPYNMSPFTVSLMFLLFLFGTVASSYTGALTLRYGAKRLLLGSFSLTLVGVLITLPGSLFTICVGIAFITVGFFVGHSVASGLVGLSAKGNKGHASSLYLLFYYMGASLVGYVGGWFWHLGHWPGLAGLTCLLAIMAIVVSMRVIPVRHD